In Osmia bicornis bicornis chromosome 10, iOsmBic2.1, whole genome shotgun sequence, one genomic interval encodes:
- the LOC114873460 gene encoding histone H3.3A, translated as MARTKQTARKSTGGKAPRKQLATKAARKSAPSTGGVKKPHRYRPGTVALREIRRYQKSTELLIRKLPFQRLVREIAQDFKTDLRFQSAAIGALQEASEAYLVGLFEDTNLCAIHAKRVTIMPKDIQLARRIRGERA; from the exons ATGGCACGTACGAAGCAAACTGCTCGTAAATCAACCGGAGGTAAAGCTCCGCGGAAACAACTTGCAACCAAAGCTGCACGTAAAAGTGCACCTTCTACCGGTGGTGTGAAAAAACCACATCGTTATAG GCCTGGTACCGTAGCGCTCAGAGAAATCAGAAGATACCAAAAATCGACTGAATTACTTATAAGAAAATTACCATTCCAACGTTTAGTTCGTGAAATTGCACAAGATTTCAAGACTGATTTGCGTTTCCAGAGTGCTGCAATTGGAGCATTGCAAGAAGCTTCCGAAGCTTATTTGGTTGGACTGTTCGAAGACACAAACTTGTGTGCAATTCATGCTAAACGTGTTACAATAATGCCTAAAGATATTCAATTAGCGAGAAGAATCCGCGGTGAACGCGCTTAA
- the LOC114873419 gene encoding 60S ribosomal protein L3 produces MSHRKFSAPRHGSMGFYPKKRSQRHRGKVKAFPKDDPNKPVHLTAFVGYKAGMTHVVREADRPGSKVNKKEIVEAVTVLETPPMIVVGVVGYIETPHGLRALTTVWAEHLSEDCRRRFYKNWYKSKKKAFTKASKKWQDDLGRKSIESDLKKITKYCKVVRIIAHTQMKLLRQRQKKAHIMEIQLNGGTIEQKVQWAREHLEKPVPVNNVFASDEMIDVIGVTKGKGYKGVTSRWHTKKLPRKTHKGLRKVACIGAWHPSRVSFTVARAGQKGYHHRTEMNKKIYRIGQGIHTKDGKIVKNNASTEYDLTEKTITPMGGFPHYGEVNNDFVMIKGCCMGPKKRVITLRKSLLVHTKRAALEKINLKFIDTSSKFGHGRFQTAADKASFMGQLKKDRIREEQAQATASAPSAAAAQ; encoded by the exons ATG TCACATAGAAAGTTCAGTGCACCCCGTCATGGGTCTATGGGATTTTATCCCAAGAAGAGATCCCAGAGACATCGCGGTAAAGTTAAGGCCTTCCCTAAGGACGATCCGAACAAACCCGTTCATTTAACGGCTTTCGTGGGTTACAAGGCTGGTATGACCCACGTGGTTAGAGAAGCTGATCGTCCAGGATCAA AGGTAAACAAGAAAGAAATTGTGGAAGCAGTTACTGTTCTTGAAACTCCGCCCATGATTGTGGTTGGTGTAGTTGGGTACATTGAAACCCCACATGGTCTGCGTGCTCTCACTACAGTTTGGGCTGAGCATTTGTCTGAAGACTGTCGTAGAAGATTCTATAAGAACTG GTACAAGAGCAAGAAGAAGGCATTTACAAAGGCTTCTAAAAAGTGGCAAGATGATCTTGGTCGTAAATCCATTGAGAGCGACTTGAAAAAGATCACTAAGTATTGCAAGGTCGTACGAATCATTGCTCATACTCAG ATGAAACTGTTGAGACAACGACAAAAGAAAGCTCACATCatggaaattcaattaaatggTGGAACTATTGAGCAGAAGGTTCAATGGGCGCGTGAACATCTAGAAAAGCCAGTACCTGTTAACAATGTCTTTGCTTCGGATGAAATGATCGACGTGATTGGTGtaacaaaaggaaaaggaTACAAAG GTGTTACATCGCGTTGGCACACAAAGAAATTGCCACGTAAAACGCACAAAGGTTTGAGGAAAGTTGCTTGTATCGGAGCTTGGCATCCAAGCCGCGTGTCCTTCACGGTTGCACGTGCTGGTCAAAAAGGATATCATCATCGTACGGAGATGAACAAGAAAATCTATAGAATTGGGCAAGGAATTCATACAAAAGATGGCAAG ATCGTGAAGAATAATGCATCAACGGAGTACGATCTTACAGAAAAAACCATAACTCCTATGGGTGGTTTCCCTCACTATGGTGAAGTGAATAACGATTTTGTTATGATTAAAGGATGTTGTATGGGACCAAAGAAACGTGTGATCACGTTACGTAAG TCGTTGCTGGTGCACACTAAACGAGCTGCATTGGAGAAGATCAATCTGAAATTCATTGATACCAGCTCCAAATTTGGACATGGTCGCTTCCAAACAGCAGCTGACAAAGCTTCGTTCATGGGTCAGCTTAAGAAAGATCGAATTCGTGAGGAACAGGCACAGGCTACAGCCTCAGCGCCTTCAGCTGCTGCTGctcaataa
- the LOC114873455 gene encoding nuclear distribution protein nudE-like 1-A isoform X1, with product MMDIDPPEFLSKDDEIQYWMELAHQIHRRKEDLERELEEFQENSQLLEKELEASLEQAEKTNRELRQRNTRLATEVEQLRTRLDQQSTDCAMFQGKAQDLQTQHDHLLKYIRELEQKNDDLERAHRINRVTEEEIEAKLNSAIEKNALLESELDEKEALKVIVQRLMDEIRDLKQEIQVQERHQPDNDKSADRVRNHVDSNKLQVELETHSAPIVPQSITPSNTATSPLKIGNRVVGGVTGNNNNNNNVNPPLAPCTRILAMNMIGDLMRKVGLDRWVCMDCKKVKCTCVGGKNTVSTTPTDLPSVQVHTPAQCIRQQPRSTKC from the exons ATGATGGACATTGATCCTCCAGAATTTTTGTCCAAAGACGATGAAATTCAGTATTGGATGGAGCTTGCTCATCAAATACATAGAAG AAAAGAAGATCTAGAAAGAGAATTGGAagaatttcaagaaaattcaCAATTATTGGAAAAGGAATTGGAAGCTTCCTTAGAACAGGCAGAGAAAACTAACAGAGAATTACGACAACGAAATACAAGACTAGCCACAGAAGTGGAACAATTAAGAACAAGGTTAGATCAACAAAGCACGGATTGTGCAATGTTTCAAGGAAAGGCTCAAGATTTACAGACTCAACATGACCATTTGCTGAAGTACATAAGAGAATTGGAACAGAAAAATGACGATTTGGAAAGAGCTCATAG GATAAATAGGGTAACGGAAGAAGAAATAGAGGCAAAACTTAATTCTGCCATTGAAAAGAATGCCCTGTTAGAATCGGAGCTCGATGAAAAAGAAGCCCTGAAAGTTATAGTACAGAGATTAATGGACGAAATTAGAG ACCTAAAACAAGAAATTCAAGTTCAAGAAAGGCATCAACCCGACAATGATAAATCAGCTGACCGAGTTCGTAATCATGTTGATAGTAATAAACTACAGGTTGAATTGGAAACACATAGCGCTCCCATAGTACCGCAATCCATAACTCCAAGTAATACAGCAACTTCACCATTAAAAA TTGGAAACAGAGTGGTAGGGGGTGTAACTGGGaacaacaataacaataataatgtGAATCCACCGTTGGCACCGTGTACAAGAATATTAGCGATGAATATGATTGGTGACCTTATGAGAAAAGTTGGA CTTGACAGGTGGGTCTGCATGGACTGTAAGAAGGTAAAATGCACTTGCGTGGGTGGAAAAAATACTGTTTCCACTACACCCACTGATTTACCAAGCGTCCAGGTTCACACACCCGCTCAATGTATACGGCAACAACCTAGATCAACCAAGTGCTGA
- the LOC114873459 gene encoding histone H3.3A: MARTKQTARKSTGGKAPRKQLATKAARKSAPSTGGVKKPHRYRPGTVALREIRRYQKSTELLIRKLPFQRLVREIAQDFKTDLRFQSAAIGALQEASEAYLVGLFEDTNLCAIHAKRVTIMPKDIQLARRIRGERA, encoded by the exons ATGGCCCGTACCAAGCAGACAGCTCGTAAGTCTACTGGAGGTAAAGCACCTCGTAAACAGCTTGCCACAAAGGCAGCTCGTAAGAGTGCACCTTCTACGGGTGGTGTAAAGAAACCACATCGTTACAG GCCCGGTACGGTAGCTCTTCGAGAAATCAGAAGATATCAAAAATCTACTGAATTGCTGATCAGAAAGTTACCCTTCCAACGATTGGTTCGTGAAATTGCACAGGATTTTAAAACCGATCTACGTTTTCAAAGTGCCGCTATCGGAGCTTTGCAGGAAGCTTCTGAAGCATACTTGGTTGGTTTGTTTGAAGACACCAACTTGTGCGCCATTCACGCCAAGCGTGTCACAATTATGCCCAAGGATATCCAGCTAGCTCGGCGAATTCGTGGCGAGCGTGCTTAA
- the LOC114873455 gene encoding nuclear distribution protein nudE-like 1-A isoform X2, translating into MMDIDPPEFLSKDDEIQYWMELAHQIHRRKEDLERELEEFQENSQLLEKELEASLEQAEKTNRELRQRNTRLATEVEQLRTRLDQQSTDCAMFQGKAQDLQTQHDHLLKYIRELEQKNDDLERAHRINRVTEEEIEAKLNSAIEKNALLESELDEKEALKVIVQRLMDEIRDLKQEIQVQERHQPDNDKSADRVRNHVDSNKLQVELETHSAPIVPQSITPSNTATSPLKIGNRVVGGVTGNNNNNNNVNPPLAPCTRILAMNMIGDLMRKVGALENKLNTCQNPSREDQAVRDLYRTRRQVRGFASGNSNHIRL; encoded by the exons ATGATGGACATTGATCCTCCAGAATTTTTGTCCAAAGACGATGAAATTCAGTATTGGATGGAGCTTGCTCATCAAATACATAGAAG AAAAGAAGATCTAGAAAGAGAATTGGAagaatttcaagaaaattcaCAATTATTGGAAAAGGAATTGGAAGCTTCCTTAGAACAGGCAGAGAAAACTAACAGAGAATTACGACAACGAAATACAAGACTAGCCACAGAAGTGGAACAATTAAGAACAAGGTTAGATCAACAAAGCACGGATTGTGCAATGTTTCAAGGAAAGGCTCAAGATTTACAGACTCAACATGACCATTTGCTGAAGTACATAAGAGAATTGGAACAGAAAAATGACGATTTGGAAAGAGCTCATAG GATAAATAGGGTAACGGAAGAAGAAATAGAGGCAAAACTTAATTCTGCCATTGAAAAGAATGCCCTGTTAGAATCGGAGCTCGATGAAAAAGAAGCCCTGAAAGTTATAGTACAGAGATTAATGGACGAAATTAGAG ACCTAAAACAAGAAATTCAAGTTCAAGAAAGGCATCAACCCGACAATGATAAATCAGCTGACCGAGTTCGTAATCATGTTGATAGTAATAAACTACAGGTTGAATTGGAAACACATAGCGCTCCCATAGTACCGCAATCCATAACTCCAAGTAATACAGCAACTTCACCATTAAAAA TTGGAAACAGAGTGGTAGGGGGTGTAACTGGGaacaacaataacaataataatgtGAATCCACCGTTGGCACCGTGTACAAGAATATTAGCGATGAATATGATTGGTGACCTTATGAGAAAAGTTGGA GCATTGGAGAATAAGTTAAATACATGCCAAAACCCTTCACGAGAGGATCAAGCCGTCCGTGATCTCTACAG GACTAGGCGGCAAGTTCGAGGCTTTGCCTCTGGCAACAGCAACCACATTCGATTATAA